In Eriocheir sinensis breed Jianghai 21 chromosome 30, ASM2467909v1, whole genome shotgun sequence, the following are encoded in one genomic region:
- the LOC127005735 gene encoding uncharacterized protein LOC127005735 yields the protein GRAREELSPGVVCTIKRVHLGDPACDLGVSVWRGRGPQRGLQGPQRPPPGTGPALLVEASSDGRAGDGMAVAAGYNGEVMFLLPYSLLARADLEPRATEILVQDAMLSCVSESVVWFQVKSFTRRKVMPNTRQLSGQLHLSKLNLRSPDLKRLS from the exons gggcgggcaCGTGAGGAGCTGAGCCCGGGGGTGGTGTGTACAATCAAGAGGGTACACCTTGGTGACCCCGCGTGTGACCTCGGGGTTAGCGTGTGGAGGGGTCGCGGCCCCCAGCGTGGTTTACAAGGCCCCCAGCGCCCCCCACCAGGCACAGGACCCGCTCTTCTTGTTGAGGCCTCCAGTGACgg GCGGGCAGGGGACGGCATGGCGGTGGCAGCAGGGTACAACGGGGAGGTCATGTTCCTGCTCCCCTACTCCCTGCTGGCTCGGGCGGATCTCGAACCCCGGGCAACGGAAATACTCGTGCAG gACGCTATGCTTTCCTGCGTCAGTGAGTCCGTGGTGTGGTTCCAAGTGAAGAGCTTTACACGCAGGAAGGTGATGCCCAACACCCGCCAGCTCTCCGGCCAGCTCCACCTCTCCAAGCTTAATCTACGCTCTCCAGACCTCAAGCGGCTCTCCTGA